One region of Chryseobacterium muglaense genomic DNA includes:
- a CDS encoding IS5 family transposase: protein MLGKIKPDLQQNLFKTRLTELINMEHPLVKLANEISWDEMEAEFEKLFSQGGRPSIAIRKIAGMLLLKEMFKESDETVVERWIENAYWQYFTGEDFFQTQQPFDPSNFVHFRKRIGEKGLEFLLGQSVSLHPKAKTEDEVQIDTTVQEKNITFPTDSKLAKKVIDNCVKIAEKEGVIQRQSYKRVSKQLLRDAYFGHHPRRQKKAKMARKKLRTIGKRVLRELERKLPSTILKDYEEVFRIYLKALTQERNTKDKIYSLHEPQVACIAKGKSGKAYEFGTKVAVVRGRKTGVISSIKRFSGNPHDSKTLEESLAQSERVRKSVGGTRPKKVSTDRGFRGIKLVEGTVILLPTKKEKTKYEQQVARLRFRARAAIEPCISHLKRNHSLGLNFLKGVAGDINNALLAGIGYNLKMRLNQIKEQIILWLEILLRTFLCKYNFQNEKRAF from the coding sequence ATGTTAGGTAAAATAAAACCAGATTTACAGCAAAATTTATTCAAGACCAGACTTACCGAACTCATTAATATGGAGCATCCGTTGGTAAAATTGGCAAACGAGATTTCTTGGGACGAGATGGAGGCAGAGTTTGAAAAACTATTTTCACAAGGCGGAAGACCTTCTATTGCTATCCGTAAAATAGCAGGAATGCTTTTACTTAAGGAAATGTTTAAAGAAAGCGACGAAACGGTTGTAGAAAGATGGATTGAGAATGCGTATTGGCAATATTTTACGGGCGAAGATTTTTTTCAGACCCAGCAGCCTTTTGATCCGAGCAATTTTGTACACTTTAGAAAGAGAATTGGCGAGAAGGGGTTAGAATTCCTTTTAGGACAAAGCGTTTCTCTTCATCCTAAAGCCAAAACAGAAGATGAAGTTCAGATTGACACTACGGTTCAGGAGAAGAATATTACGTTTCCTACGGATTCAAAATTGGCAAAAAAAGTAATAGACAATTGCGTAAAAATAGCTGAAAAAGAAGGGGTAATTCAAAGACAAAGTTATAAAAGAGTAAGCAAACAATTATTGCGAGATGCTTATTTTGGGCACCATCCGAGAAGACAGAAGAAGGCAAAAATGGCAAGGAAGAAACTCAGAACGATTGGCAAAAGAGTGCTTCGGGAATTGGAAAGAAAACTTCCTTCAACTATTTTGAAAGACTACGAAGAAGTTTTTAGAATTTACCTCAAAGCACTCACTCAAGAACGCAATACGAAAGACAAGATTTACAGTCTTCACGAACCTCAAGTGGCTTGTATTGCGAAAGGAAAATCGGGAAAGGCATACGAGTTTGGGACAAAAGTGGCGGTAGTTCGAGGAAGGAAAACAGGGGTCATCAGTTCCATAAAAAGATTTTCAGGCAATCCTCACGATAGCAAAACATTGGAAGAATCATTAGCACAAAGTGAGCGAGTAAGAAAATCCGTTGGAGGAACAAGACCTAAGAAAGTGAGTACAGACCGAGGTTTTAGAGGAATAAAATTAGTAGAAGGAACGGTAATTTTGCTTCCCACCAAAAAAGAAAAAACAAAATATGAGCAACAAGTTGCAAGATTGAGATTCCGAGCAAGAGCAGCGATAGAGCCTTGTATCTCCCATCTAAAAAGAAACCACTCCTTAGGATTAAACTTCCTTAAAGGAGTAGCTGGAGATATTAATAATGCCTTATTAGCAGGCATCGGATACAATCTGAAGATGAGATTGAACCAAATTAAAGAGCAAATCATTCTTTGGCTCGAAATTCTTCTCCGAACTTTTTTATGCAAGTATAATTTTCAAAATGAGAAACGAGCTTTTTAA
- a CDS encoding nuclear transport factor 2 family protein encodes MKKTKLFFALAIFLFAFSGFSAQSKDAKFENEKTEISKMLDDFNTAAANAEFEKYFSFFADESTFIGTDATEVWNKQEFKTWAKPHFDKKKTWNFTSVKRNIYFSKDGKLAWFDELLDTQMKICRGSGVLEKINGQWKVKQYVLSMTIPNDVVDKVVAEKAAMEEDILTELKNNKK; translated from the coding sequence ATGAAAAAAACAAAACTTTTCTTTGCTTTGGCAATCTTCCTATTTGCTTTTTCAGGCTTCTCAGCGCAATCTAAAGATGCGAAATTTGAAAATGAGAAAACAGAAATCTCAAAAATGCTTGATGATTTCAACACTGCTGCAGCCAACGCAGAATTTGAAAAATACTTCAGCTTTTTTGCTGATGAATCTACATTTATCGGAACCGATGCAACAGAAGTTTGGAATAAACAAGAATTTAAAACTTGGGCAAAGCCTCATTTCGACAAGAAAAAAACATGGAATTTCACTTCCGTTAAAAGAAATATCTATTTCAGTAAAGATGGAAAATTGGCTTGGTTTGATGAGTTATTAGATACTCAAATGAAAATCTGCCGCGGTTCCGGAGTTTTAGAAAAAATAAATGGACAGTGGAAAGTAAAACAGTATGTACTTTCTATGACGATTCCCAACGATGTTGTAGATAAAGTGGTTGCCGAAAAAGCTGCAATGGAAGAGGATATTTTAACAGAACTGAAAAATAATAAAAAATAA
- a CDS encoding succinylglutamate desuccinylase/aspartoacylase family protein: MTKLISKTIALLILTSFSMLKSQSVKEILKQNGSFRKDTIFSIKSDSKETYLPVTIIKGKEKGPVFTIVAGIHGYEYPPIIAVQELLKEIEPENIKGSLIIIPIANVESFLKRVPFVNPLDQKNLNTAFPGLSNGTPTDQIAHLITKEIIPNSTIFLDIHGGDASEDLLPFVCYYNRKDTPENTKRAHELSVKLGIQYVVSYPYTLTSTEPAKYAFKEATQQGITALSIEAGKLGTVQKDNVDLIKTAVYNMLENSGNYAVKKSKTVNQKSTVLLNQQDYIRVPENGIFYSELKSGDKVKKNQILGYISDEFGNKKYDIVSQTTGIILYKVGTPPVNKGETLFCIGYNE, translated from the coding sequence ATGACAAAATTAATTTCAAAAACGATTGCATTATTGATTTTAACTTCTTTTTCAATGCTAAAATCTCAATCAGTAAAGGAAATTTTAAAACAAAACGGTTCATTCAGAAAAGACACCATATTTTCTATTAAAAGTGATTCAAAAGAAACATATTTACCGGTTACGATTATTAAAGGAAAAGAGAAAGGTCCGGTTTTTACGATTGTTGCTGGAATTCACGGCTACGAATACCCACCGATTATTGCTGTTCAGGAATTATTAAAAGAAATAGAACCCGAAAATATAAAAGGAAGTTTAATTATTATTCCGATTGCCAATGTGGAATCTTTTCTAAAAAGAGTCCCTTTTGTAAATCCTTTAGACCAGAAAAATTTGAATACAGCTTTTCCAGGCTTATCAAACGGAACGCCGACCGACCAGATTGCTCATTTAATTACGAAAGAAATTATTCCCAATTCAACTATATTTTTAGATATTCACGGTGGAGATGCGAGTGAAGATTTGCTACCTTTTGTTTGTTATTACAATAGAAAAGATACGCCTGAAAACACTAAAAGAGCTCACGAATTGTCTGTAAAATTAGGAATTCAATATGTTGTTTCTTATCCTTACACTTTAACTTCGACTGAACCTGCGAAATATGCTTTCAAAGAAGCTACACAACAGGGAATTACAGCCTTGAGTATTGAAGCCGGAAAACTGGGAACTGTACAGAAAGACAATGTTGATTTGATTAAAACTGCAGTTTACAACATGCTTGAAAATTCGGGGAATTATGCAGTTAAAAAATCAAAAACGGTCAATCAAAAATCAACCGTTCTTTTAAACCAGCAAGATTATATCAGAGTTCCAGAAAACGGAATTTTCTACAGTGAATTAAAAAGTGGAGATAAAGTAAAAAAGAATCAAATTTTAGGCTATATTTCCGACGAATTTGGAAATAAAAAATACGATATCGTTTCGCAAACCACCGGAATTATTTTGTACAAAGTAGGAACTCCGCCGGTAAATAAAGGTGAAACTCTTTTTTGTATCGGATATAATGAATAA